One Equus asinus isolate D_3611 breed Donkey chromosome 19, EquAss-T2T_v2, whole genome shotgun sequence genomic region harbors:
- the LOC139041015 gene encoding uncharacterized protein, with product MRAKSQASLTLEVKLTDCLVAALLLAAALLLAAALLLATALPTAARATRATRATATGAAAAADHGDTAAAPTAATAAGAAARAAADPVASAGGAAAAATTTTTTAATTAAATAATTAATTASTATAPHGVSRENSGEVRTDVQESSLLTPWGAVAVEAVVAAVVAVVAAVAVVAAVVAAVVVVVVAAAAAPPADATGSAAAPAAAPAAVAAVGAAAVSPWSAAAAAPVAVAPVARVARAAVGRVVASRSAAARSNAAARWLARLLGKCCR from the exons ATGCGAGCTAAGTCCCAAGCATCTCTTACCCTAGAGGTAAAGCTGACCGACTGCCTAGTGGCAGCATTGCTTCTTGCAGCAGCACTTCTGCTGGCAGCAGCACTTCTGCTGGCAACAGCCCTTCCCACAGCCGCACGAGCCACACGAGCCACACGAGCCACAGCCACAggagcggcggcagcagcagacCACGGGGACACTGCAGCAgcccccacagcagccacagcagcaggggcagcagccagAGCAGCAGCCGACCCGGTAGCATCTGCAGGTGGTGCAGCTGCCgcagccaccaccacaaccaccaccgCAGCCACCACCGCAGCCGCCACCGCAGCCACCACCGCAGCCACCACAGCTTCCACAGCCACAGCACCCCATGGTGTCAGTAGAGAGAACTCAGGAGAGGTGAGGACGGATGTTCAGGAG TCCTCTCTACTGACACCATGGGGTGCTGTGGCTGTGGAAGCTGTGGTGGCTGCGGTGGTGGCTGTGGTGGCTGCAGTGGCTGTGGTGGCTGCGGTGGTGGCTGcggtggtggttgtggtggtggctgcGGCAGCTGCACCACCTGCAGATGCTACCGGGTCGGCTGCTGCTCcggctgctgcccctgctgctgtggctgctgtgggggcTGCTGCAGTGTCCCCGTGgtctgctgctgccgccgctccTGTGGCTGTGGCTCCTGTGGCTCGTGTGGCTCGTGCGGCTGTGGGAAGGGTTGTTGCCAGCAGAAGTGCTGCTGCAAGAAGCAATGCTGCTGCTAGGTGGCTTGCCCGGCTTCTGGGAAAGTGCTGCAGGTAA